A genomic stretch from Edaphobacter aggregans includes:
- the hisC gene encoding histidinol-phosphate transaminase yields the protein MSIATETKTVRPRRAVLEMPEYHPPLAGREVLRLDFNENTLAPSPKVIERVRQITAEGLTKYPEREPVERKVAAHFGLQAEQVLLTNGVDEGIHLMCCAFLDEGDEALIAPPTFFMYDVNISIMTRGLVKVQSDESLEFPFERFMAAITEKTKLIMVATPNNPTGAPVSREHLLAIAKAAPQAVLMVDEAYYHFHGESVMQDLADVPNLIVARTFSKAYGLANLRAGMLAGNAELLRYVRKVCSPYNINGVALDCLSVAIEDEAYLAWYVDQVKTGRERIMTGLAELGVPYFPSEANFVLMKIGPKHKELVAAMRKHGVLLRDRSGDPGCDGYVRITIGVEDHVTRGLEAMKVSLNEIGWVPVQGLAGGVNDGVREFE from the coding sequence ATGAGTATTGCTACAGAAACGAAGACTGTTAGGCCGCGGCGTGCGGTGCTGGAAATGCCGGAGTATCATCCGCCATTGGCAGGACGTGAGGTGCTGCGGCTGGACTTCAATGAGAACACGCTGGCGCCTTCTCCGAAGGTGATCGAGCGGGTGAGGCAGATTACGGCTGAGGGGTTGACGAAGTATCCGGAGCGGGAGCCGGTGGAGCGGAAGGTAGCGGCGCACTTTGGTCTGCAGGCGGAGCAGGTGCTGCTGACCAATGGGGTGGATGAGGGGATTCACCTGATGTGCTGCGCGTTTTTGGATGAAGGCGATGAGGCGTTGATCGCGCCGCCTACGTTTTTTATGTATGACGTGAACATCAGCATCATGACGCGTGGGCTGGTGAAGGTGCAGTCGGATGAGTCGCTAGAGTTTCCGTTTGAACGGTTTATGGCTGCGATTACGGAGAAAACGAAGCTGATTATGGTGGCTACTCCGAATAATCCGACGGGTGCGCCGGTGAGCCGGGAGCATCTGCTGGCGATTGCAAAGGCTGCTCCGCAGGCAGTGTTGATGGTGGATGAGGCTTACTACCACTTTCATGGCGAGTCGGTGATGCAGGATTTGGCGGATGTGCCGAATCTGATTGTGGCGCGGACATTTTCGAAGGCGTATGGGCTGGCGAATCTGCGAGCTGGGATGCTTGCGGGAAATGCTGAGTTGTTGCGGTATGTGCGGAAGGTGTGCTCGCCTTACAACATCAATGGCGTGGCGCTGGATTGTCTTTCGGTTGCTATTGAGGATGAGGCTTATCTGGCCTGGTATGTGGATCAGGTAAAGACTGGGCGCGAGCGGATAATGACGGGGCTGGCGGAGTTGGGGGTTCCTTATTTCCCGAGTGAAGCGAACTTTGTGTTGATGAAGATTGGGCCGAAGCATAAGGAGCTGGTGGCAGCGATGCGTAAGCATGGTGTGTTGCTGCGGGATCGGTCAGGCGATCCAGGATGCGATGGGTATGTTCGGATCACGATTGGTGTGGAGGATCATGTGACTCGTGGGTTGGAGGCGATGAAGGTTTCGCTGAATGAGATTGGATGGGTGCCGGTGCAGGGTTTGGCCGGTGGCGTTAATGATGGTGTGCGGGAGTTTGAATAA
- the hisD gene encoding histidinol dehydrogenase, with the protein MKLVKTFGRSAKAAAALIEKIEQRGAVSTAKVEPVVRRILADVRKGGDAALMRYAAKFDGLTKGGALLVSREEMRAAWEATAPELQAAMMVARGNILAFAEAQLPKEWAFEPADGVKTGQIVRPLGSVGCYVPGGRYPLPSTLLMTVTPAQVAGVERIVVCSPKPAKETMAAAWLAGVTEFYRVGGAQAIAAMAYGTETVGRVDKIVGPGNLFVTAAKTIVSSECGIDMPAGPTEIVVTSETGDAAGIAADLVAQAEHDPEALAVLITSNAALAEAVLGEVKAQAKGSAIAKQSLAAQGCIFVTATVADARELTNRLAPEHLTVDSAADLKWIRNAGSVFVGAYAPQSMGDYVSGPNHVLPTGRVGRVRGGLSVADFVKVITVQEYTRKGLRKMGPHAIALAEAEGLVGHAESVRVRMR; encoded by the coding sequence ATGAAGCTGGTTAAGACGTTTGGACGGAGCGCTAAGGCTGCGGCAGCTTTGATTGAAAAGATCGAGCAGCGTGGTGCTGTGAGTACGGCCAAGGTGGAACCCGTTGTGCGACGGATTCTTGCGGATGTTCGTAAGGGTGGGGATGCTGCGTTGATGCGGTATGCCGCGAAGTTCGATGGGCTGACGAAGGGTGGAGCACTGCTGGTTTCGCGTGAAGAGATGCGGGCGGCATGGGAGGCTACGGCTCCTGAATTGCAGGCGGCGATGATGGTGGCGCGAGGGAATATTCTGGCGTTTGCTGAGGCTCAGTTGCCGAAGGAGTGGGCGTTTGAGCCAGCGGATGGAGTGAAGACGGGGCAGATCGTTCGGCCGCTGGGGAGTGTGGGTTGTTATGTTCCGGGTGGGCGGTATCCGCTGCCTTCTACGCTGTTGATGACAGTGACTCCGGCCCAGGTGGCGGGCGTGGAGCGGATTGTGGTTTGTTCGCCGAAGCCTGCGAAGGAGACGATGGCTGCGGCGTGGCTTGCTGGAGTGACTGAGTTTTACCGGGTGGGTGGGGCTCAGGCGATTGCGGCCATGGCTTATGGGACCGAGACCGTTGGGCGCGTCGATAAGATTGTGGGACCGGGAAATCTATTTGTAACTGCGGCGAAGACGATTGTTTCGAGCGAGTGCGGGATCGATATGCCTGCTGGGCCTACGGAGATTGTCGTTACGAGCGAGACGGGCGATGCGGCTGGGATTGCGGCGGACCTGGTGGCTCAGGCGGAGCATGATCCTGAGGCATTGGCTGTGCTTATTACTAGCAATGCAGCGCTGGCCGAGGCTGTTTTGGGTGAAGTGAAGGCGCAGGCTAAGGGGAGTGCGATTGCGAAGCAGTCTTTGGCGGCGCAGGGTTGCATATTTGTAACTGCTACGGTTGCAGACGCTCGGGAATTGACGAATCGACTGGCTCCGGAGCACTTGACTGTGGATTCTGCGGCGGATTTGAAGTGGATTAGGAATGCGGGGAGTGTGTTTGTAGGGGCATATGCTCCGCAGTCTATGGGAGATTATGTCTCGGGGCCGAATCATGTTTTGCCTACAGGACGTGTGGGACGTGTCCGCGGTGGGTTGAGTGTGGCGGACTTTGTGAAGGTGATCACGGTGCAGGAGTACACGCGCAAGGGGCTGCGAAAGATGGGGCCTCATGCGATTGCACTGGCTGAAGCTGAGGGTTTGGTTGGGCATGCTGAGAGTGTGCGAGTGAGGATGCGATGA
- the hisG gene encoding ATP phosphoribosyltransferase has product MSETKKLKLGIPKGSLQDATVALFERAGWRIFANGRSYFPSIDDEEIECMLVRAQEMARYVAHGALDAGLTGNDWVMENQHDVEYVTSLTYSKQSRQKVKWVLAVPEDSPFQKPEDLAGKIIATELVEFTKRYFASKNIPVTVEFSWGATEVKPPTLADAIVEVTETGSSLRANRLRIIETLMESETQLIANKGAFKDEWKRKKIENISLMLNAAIAAQGRVGLMLNARVADLDAVVGVLPALNSPTISHLSDPEWVALNTILDESLVRDVIPKLKAVGATGIVEYPLSKVVI; this is encoded by the coding sequence ATGAGCGAGACGAAAAAGTTGAAGCTGGGGATTCCGAAGGGCAGCCTGCAGGATGCTACGGTGGCGCTGTTTGAGCGGGCTGGGTGGAGGATCTTCGCGAATGGGCGGAGCTACTTCCCTTCTATCGACGATGAAGAGATTGAGTGCATGCTGGTGCGGGCGCAGGAGATGGCTCGGTATGTGGCGCATGGGGCGCTGGATGCTGGGCTGACTGGGAATGACTGGGTGATGGAGAATCAGCACGATGTTGAATATGTGACGAGTCTTACGTACTCGAAGCAGAGCCGGCAGAAGGTGAAGTGGGTGCTCGCTGTGCCGGAGGATTCGCCGTTTCAGAAGCCCGAGGATTTGGCGGGGAAGATTATCGCTACCGAGTTGGTTGAATTTACGAAGAGGTATTTTGCTTCGAAGAATATTCCGGTGACTGTTGAATTTAGCTGGGGTGCTACGGAGGTGAAACCTCCTACGCTGGCTGACGCGATTGTTGAGGTAACGGAGACGGGGTCTTCGTTGCGGGCGAATCGGCTGCGGATTATTGAGACTCTGATGGAGAGCGAGACGCAACTGATTGCGAATAAGGGCGCTTTCAAGGATGAGTGGAAGCGGAAGAAGATTGAGAATATTTCGCTGATGCTGAATGCTGCGATTGCGGCGCAGGGGCGCGTTGGGCTGATGCTGAATGCTCGCGTTGCTGATCTGGATGCTGTAGTGGGTGTGCTGCCGGCGTTGAACTCTCCCACGATCTCGCATTTGAGCGACCCGGAGTGGGTTGCGCTGAATACGATTCTGGATGAGAGCCTGGTGCGGGATGTGATTCCGAAGCTGAAGGCTGTGGGCGCGACGGGGATTGTGGAGTATCCGCTGAGTAAGGTTGTTATTTAG
- the hisI gene encoding phosphoribosyl-AMP cyclohydrolase encodes MADAVKIDFAKMDGLVPGIVQDAKTGEMLMLGFLNETSYAKTLETGFVTFWSRTRSKLWMKGETSGNRLRVIEASTDCDNDALLFKVEVEGDGLVCHEGTVSCFTKKIETETK; translated from the coding sequence ATGGCAGATGCTGTGAAGATCGATTTTGCGAAGATGGATGGGCTGGTCCCGGGGATCGTGCAGGATGCGAAGACGGGCGAGATGCTGATGCTGGGTTTTCTAAACGAAACCAGCTACGCGAAGACGCTGGAGACCGGGTTTGTGACGTTCTGGAGCAGGACGCGGAGCAAGCTTTGGATGAAGGGCGAGACGAGTGGGAATCGGCTGCGGGTGATTGAGGCTTCGACCGATTGTGACAACGATGCATTGCTGTTCAAGGTTGAGGTTGAGGGCGATGGGCTGGTGTGCCACGAAGGTACGGTGAGCTGCTTTACGAAGAAGATTGAGACGGAGACGAAATGA
- a CDS encoding ComEA family DNA-binding protein, giving the protein MLKLRHKILAAALLFTSPIFTVAQTAPPTPKTPAPAAATGLLDINTANPDQLKALPGIGDAYAKRIIDNRPFTSKDQLASKGIIPQKTYDGIKNLIIAKHAPSK; this is encoded by the coding sequence ATGCTCAAGCTTCGCCACAAAATTCTCGCAGCCGCTCTCCTCTTCACCTCCCCCATCTTCACCGTAGCCCAGACCGCTCCCCCGACTCCCAAGACCCCCGCGCCAGCAGCCGCCACCGGCCTCCTCGACATCAACACCGCCAACCCCGACCAGCTCAAAGCCCTCCCGGGCATCGGCGACGCCTACGCCAAGCGCATCATCGACAATCGCCCCTTCACCAGCAAAGACCAGCTCGCCAGCAAGGGCATCATCCCCCAGAAGACCTACGACGGCATCAAGAACCTCATCATCGCCAAGCACGCGCCGTCCAAGTAA
- a CDS encoding SpoIIE family protein phosphatase, whose translation MLQRSARLQYLLLAIVAFFALTHLYLGFKQNFYTQANGRYLARVPFFGNTRGATLTSLLPEATAAGLKADDTILTVNGRPFTGNIVLSQEVRHSQPNQLLDVTFVRPGNSAPSHASIVLAPIHTQATTLWGWIVLTVISLLAAFCLFTGLYVVLAKPRNPHAWLILGILGYFDALFVSPSSLHGPLVPIAIIWSVISQTAMPLCLMGFGIYFPDRSTIDIRFPWIKWLFVLLIVSLMPFDMLQLFGHNYNFALVRWLDPYLNRIFAIDTIASFLAICYFFICLLPRIRTATGDARRRLRILYLGTSIGLAPFFVLLFIAIVRKTDVGAAMPEWIVLTIVGILFLFPLTLAYVVVVQRAMDVRILIRQGTKYFFARQSIVIVSILLTTWMAYNISRFFSSSGHHRVVDVVRIFGIIALFFAFRFVFSKRLQQRIDQRFFREAYSTEQVLSEISDEARTFTEVAPLLNTITQRIGDTLHVDRIAVFLRSGDTYHLQLATGAPLAASFTLPATSTTITTLTRGRSPANVYRDDPSSWLVDASEAERTALADLSTELLVPLPGRKNLAGVMALGPKRSEEPYSRTDRQLLQSIASQTGLALENAELLEHLTTEISHRERISREMEIAREVQERLYPQVYPNLPGIDLAGFCRPAQAVGGDYYDFFILPPYRGDEERLALALGDISGKGISAALLMASLRASLRSAAQLQPGDLATLMRHVNRLVYESSTTNRYATFFYAELDPETRVLTYVNAGHNPPLVLRGTETIPLEATGTVIGLIPNVVYTRSAVRLQPGDVLIAFTDGISEAMNAAEEEWGEANMVAAAQTLLTQPACSTTAQQLITCIVQAADRFTAGAPQHDDMTLLICAIH comes from the coding sequence ATGCTGCAACGATCGGCTCGCCTCCAATATCTCCTTCTCGCAATCGTGGCGTTCTTCGCGCTCACGCACCTCTACCTGGGTTTCAAGCAGAACTTCTATACCCAGGCCAACGGCCGCTACCTCGCTCGCGTACCCTTCTTCGGTAACACTCGCGGAGCCACCCTCACCTCCCTTTTGCCCGAGGCCACAGCCGCCGGACTCAAGGCAGACGACACCATCCTCACCGTGAATGGCCGCCCCTTCACCGGCAACATAGTCCTGTCGCAGGAAGTCCGTCACAGCCAGCCAAACCAGCTCCTCGACGTCACCTTCGTCCGCCCCGGCAACTCCGCACCGTCGCACGCGAGCATCGTCCTCGCGCCCATCCACACGCAGGCCACTACCCTCTGGGGCTGGATCGTCCTCACCGTCATCTCCCTCCTGGCCGCCTTCTGCCTCTTCACGGGTCTCTACGTCGTTCTGGCGAAACCCCGCAACCCGCACGCCTGGCTCATCCTCGGCATACTAGGCTATTTCGACGCTCTCTTTGTCTCGCCCTCCTCGCTACACGGCCCGCTGGTGCCCATCGCCATTATCTGGTCCGTGATATCGCAGACCGCCATGCCCCTCTGCCTCATGGGCTTCGGCATCTACTTCCCCGATCGGTCGACGATCGACATCCGTTTCCCCTGGATCAAGTGGCTCTTTGTCCTTCTCATCGTTTCGCTCATGCCGTTCGATATGTTGCAGTTGTTCGGTCACAACTACAACTTCGCCCTGGTGCGCTGGTTAGACCCCTATCTGAACCGCATCTTCGCCATCGATACCATCGCCAGCTTCCTCGCCATCTGCTACTTCTTCATCTGCCTCCTCCCGCGAATCCGCACCGCCACCGGCGACGCTCGCCGCCGCCTTCGCATCCTCTACCTCGGAACCTCCATCGGCCTCGCACCATTCTTCGTCCTCCTCTTCATCGCTATCGTCCGCAAGACCGACGTCGGCGCGGCCATGCCCGAGTGGATCGTTCTCACCATCGTGGGAATCCTCTTCCTCTTCCCCCTCACCCTCGCCTACGTCGTCGTCGTCCAGCGCGCCATGGACGTCCGCATTCTCATCCGACAGGGCACCAAATACTTCTTCGCCCGCCAATCCATCGTCATCGTCTCCATCCTGCTCACCACTTGGATGGCCTACAACATCAGCCGCTTCTTCTCGAGCTCCGGCCACCACCGCGTCGTCGACGTCGTCCGCATCTTCGGTATCATCGCCCTCTTCTTCGCCTTCCGCTTCGTCTTCTCCAAACGCCTTCAGCAAAGAATCGACCAGCGCTTCTTCCGCGAGGCCTACTCCACCGAGCAGGTCCTCTCCGAAATCTCCGACGAAGCCCGAACCTTCACCGAGGTCGCCCCACTCCTCAACACCATCACCCAGCGCATCGGCGACACCCTCCACGTCGACCGTATCGCCGTCTTCCTTCGCTCCGGCGACACCTACCACCTCCAGCTAGCTACCGGAGCTCCTCTCGCCGCCAGCTTCACCCTCCCAGCCACATCCACCACCATCACCACGCTCACTCGCGGCCGCTCCCCCGCCAACGTCTACCGCGACGACCCCTCCAGCTGGCTCGTCGATGCATCCGAAGCCGAGCGCACCGCCCTCGCTGACCTCTCAACCGAACTCCTCGTCCCCCTCCCCGGTCGCAAAAACCTCGCCGGCGTCATGGCCCTCGGCCCCAAGCGGTCAGAAGAGCCCTACTCCCGCACCGACCGCCAGCTCCTCCAGTCCATCGCCTCGCAAACCGGCCTCGCCCTCGAGAACGCCGAACTACTCGAACACCTCACCACCGAAATCTCCCATCGCGAACGCATCTCCCGCGAGATGGAGATCGCTCGCGAGGTGCAGGAGCGCCTCTACCCCCAGGTCTACCCCAACCTCCCCGGCATCGACCTAGCCGGCTTCTGCCGCCCAGCCCAGGCCGTAGGCGGCGACTACTACGACTTCTTCATCCTCCCTCCATACCGCGGCGACGAAGAGCGCCTCGCCCTCGCCCTCGGCGACATCTCCGGCAAAGGCATCTCCGCCGCTCTCCTCATGGCGAGCCTCCGCGCCAGCCTCCGCAGCGCCGCTCAACTCCAACCCGGAGACCTGGCCACCCTCATGCGCCACGTCAACCGCCTCGTCTACGAGTCCTCCACCACCAATCGCTACGCCACCTTCTTCTACGCCGAACTAGACCCCGAAACCCGCGTCCTCACCTACGTCAACGCCGGCCACAACCCACCCCTCGTCCTCCGAGGCACCGAGACCATCCCTCTCGAAGCCACCGGCACCGTCATCGGCCTAATCCCCAACGTCGTGTACACCCGCTCTGCCGTCCGCCTCCAACCCGGAGACGTCCTCATAGCCTTCACCGACGGCATCTCCGAAGCCATGAACGCCGCCGAAGAAGAGTGGGGCGAAGCCAACATGGTCGCCGCCGCCCAAACCCTGCTAACCCAACCCGCCTGCTCCACCACCGCCCAGCAACTCATCACCTGCATAGTCCAGGCCGCCGACCGTTTCACCGCCGGAGCCCCCCAGCACGACGACATGACACTCCTGATCTGCGCCATCCACTGA
- a CDS encoding cation:proton antiporter encodes MMGCPAGGFVGEIVLVAVQIAMILAVTKVCGWVLGRVGQPRVVGEIAGGLLLGPLVFGHYFPAASARVFPPGCLQGLEMVSYVGLVLFLMMIGAEVDTELAGGKGSLAITVGSIAVPFVLGVGLAGMLPRAEGVSRVGFVLFVGIAMSITALPVLARIIQERRGTGRAVDPGTASIALVCAAGNDVAAWALLAVILEIVRGGGLAGVMGRLALLAGFVGVMLFGARPMAARVAGRGPLWVWVVGIVAVAFVSARVTEMLGVHAFFGAFLAGVCVPWTKALEEGSERVLQPLIAVGLPLFFAMTGLRAQREMFSQSAMGWLAVVLVVAVVGKVGGSALGARVSGMSWRSSAEIGVLMNTRGLVELVVLNIGYREGILSPLLFTVFVLMAVVTTAMTVPGLGVVRRVGLR; translated from the coding sequence ATGATGGGGTGCCCGGCTGGTGGGTTTGTCGGAGAAATCGTGCTGGTGGCGGTGCAGATTGCGATGATCCTTGCGGTCACAAAGGTCTGCGGGTGGGTGCTGGGGCGAGTGGGTCAGCCTCGGGTGGTGGGTGAGATTGCAGGTGGGTTGCTGCTGGGGCCGCTGGTCTTTGGGCATTACTTCCCTGCTGCTTCGGCGAGAGTGTTTCCGCCTGGGTGTTTGCAAGGGCTGGAGATGGTGAGCTATGTGGGGCTGGTGCTGTTTCTGATGATGATTGGGGCTGAGGTGGATACGGAGCTCGCGGGCGGCAAGGGTTCGCTGGCGATTACGGTGGGGAGTATTGCGGTGCCGTTCGTCCTTGGGGTGGGACTGGCGGGGATGTTGCCACGAGCGGAGGGTGTGTCGCGGGTGGGATTTGTGTTGTTTGTGGGGATCGCGATGAGCATAACGGCGCTGCCGGTGCTGGCACGGATTATTCAGGAACGGCGGGGGACGGGGAGAGCGGTTGATCCGGGGACAGCTTCGATTGCGCTGGTGTGTGCGGCGGGCAATGACGTTGCGGCGTGGGCGCTACTGGCGGTGATTCTGGAGATTGTGCGGGGTGGTGGGCTGGCGGGGGTGATGGGCCGTCTGGCGTTGCTGGCGGGGTTTGTGGGGGTGATGTTGTTTGGTGCAAGGCCGATGGCTGCTCGTGTGGCGGGGCGCGGGCCGCTTTGGGTTTGGGTTGTGGGGATCGTTGCTGTGGCGTTTGTGAGTGCACGGGTAACGGAGATGCTGGGGGTGCATGCTTTCTTTGGGGCGTTTCTGGCGGGTGTTTGCGTGCCGTGGACGAAGGCTCTGGAGGAGGGTTCGGAACGTGTGCTGCAGCCTTTGATTGCGGTGGGCTTGCCGCTGTTCTTTGCGATGACGGGGCTGCGGGCGCAGCGGGAGATGTTTTCGCAGAGTGCGATGGGCTGGCTGGCTGTGGTGCTGGTGGTGGCGGTGGTGGGGAAGGTTGGCGGGTCGGCGCTGGGGGCTCGGGTGAGTGGGATGTCGTGGAGGAGCTCGGCGGAGATTGGGGTTTTGATGAATACTCGTGGGCTGGTGGAATTGGTGGTGCTGAATATTGGGTATAGGGAAGGGATTCTTAGTCCTTTGTTGTTTACGGTTTTTGTTTTGATGGCGGTGGTGACTACGGCCATGACTGTGCCTGGGTTGGGGGTGGTTCGGCGGGTTGGGCTTCGGTAA
- a CDS encoding LssY C-terminal domain-containing protein — translation MKHSKRFPVDRRRHLWGIRGVVLVLILDVGAVSGEQTGSTTATAVPTAPVSTVRVGPRVEAVVSMRDKPVISAAAVPAHKQNYEFTLKDGEWLDTGVVLGAGETANFTATGSFTLSDARETGPDGLARGWKDLLRQFPLNQAPVGALIGRVSDMGASVPFSIGANGNVTMPTSGTLYLRANVSSDLTASGSFTVKVKFAPAVKAASAVSTAPVTPVSSLVSAATFADVPRRVTDQAAVGGNEGDMVNFAMVGTQDQVVAAFKAAGWVTVDKSVQDAIVSGLMATLNKEAYTAMPMSTLYLFGRPQDMSYARADPLMVAAERHHLRVWKTDKVIGGRPVWVGSSTHDIGFEKDQRNGKVTHKIDPEIDKERDYLLQSFDAAGVFSSAAYVSPDNPMLEARTATGGSFHSDGRIVVMDLR, via the coding sequence ATGAAACACTCTAAACGATTTCCAGTGGATAGGCGACGACACCTTTGGGGGATCAGGGGTGTTGTACTGGTGTTGATACTGGACGTTGGCGCGGTTTCGGGAGAGCAGACGGGTTCGACGACGGCGACGGCTGTTCCGACGGCTCCGGTGAGTACGGTTCGGGTGGGTCCGCGGGTGGAAGCGGTAGTGAGTATGCGGGACAAGCCGGTGATCAGCGCGGCTGCTGTTCCGGCGCATAAGCAGAACTATGAGTTCACGCTGAAGGACGGGGAGTGGCTGGATACGGGCGTTGTGCTGGGCGCGGGCGAGACGGCGAACTTTACGGCGACGGGGAGCTTTACGTTGTCGGATGCGCGTGAGACGGGGCCGGATGGGTTGGCGAGAGGATGGAAGGATCTGTTGCGGCAGTTTCCGCTGAACCAGGCTCCTGTGGGTGCGCTGATTGGGCGGGTGAGCGATATGGGGGCTTCAGTTCCCTTCTCGATTGGAGCTAATGGCAATGTGACGATGCCGACGAGTGGGACGCTTTATCTGCGGGCGAATGTGAGTAGCGATCTGACGGCTTCGGGGAGTTTTACGGTGAAGGTGAAGTTTGCCCCGGCGGTGAAGGCTGCTAGTGCTGTCTCGACTGCACCGGTTACGCCGGTGAGTTCGCTGGTTTCGGCGGCTACGTTTGCTGATGTTCCGCGGCGGGTTACGGATCAGGCGGCTGTTGGGGGGAATGAAGGGGACATGGTTAATTTTGCCATGGTGGGGACTCAGGACCAGGTGGTGGCGGCTTTCAAGGCAGCGGGGTGGGTGACGGTGGATAAGTCGGTGCAGGATGCGATTGTGAGTGGGTTGATGGCTACTCTGAATAAGGAGGCTTATACGGCTATGCCTATGAGTACGTTGTACTTATTCGGGCGACCGCAGGATATGTCGTATGCGCGGGCGGACCCGTTGATGGTGGCGGCAGAGCGGCATCATCTGCGGGTTTGGAAGACGGACAAGGTGATCGGTGGGCGGCCGGTTTGGGTGGGGTCTTCGACGCATGATATTGGGTTTGAGAAGGATCAGCGGAATGGGAAGGTGACGCATAAGATCGATCCGGAGATCGATAAAGAGCGGGATTATTTGCTGCAGAGCTTTGATGCGGCGGGCGTTTTTTCTAGCGCGGCTTATGTGAGTCCGGATAATCCTATGCTTGAGGCTAGGACGGCTACGGGGGGGAGTTTTCACTCGGATGGGCGGATTGTGGTGATGGATTTGAGGTAG
- a CDS encoding DUF4397 domain-containing protein, producing the protein MSFIKTLNLGQRLMSFTNLVRKAACFAAVASVTVALSGCQGIVNSPTMSQVRIINASPDAPGLDIYQNSAIIASNLGFGSITSYVPIDPGTYTTTANAFGTKQALSSSKTTFVTANQYTVLIGNVAASLQQLTLKDQSQAAPSGQIALRFIDQATRIAAVDVYLIPSGSKLTDVTPVYTNLSFGINTGYLNIPVGTYSLAMVPTGTIPTSTTVLTYSGPQVTYTSGSASTVILIDQQLLTTPGLQVITAPDYVSPTATS; encoded by the coding sequence ATGTCCTTTATTAAGACGCTGAACCTGGGCCAACGGCTTATGTCATTCACCAATCTCGTCCGCAAAGCCGCTTGTTTCGCAGCCGTCGCCTCCGTTACCGTTGCACTCTCCGGCTGCCAGGGCATCGTCAACAGTCCAACGATGTCCCAGGTCCGCATCATCAACGCCTCGCCGGACGCGCCCGGCCTCGATATCTATCAAAATTCTGCCATTATCGCCAGCAACCTCGGCTTCGGCTCCATTACATCCTACGTCCCCATCGATCCCGGGACCTACACGACCACTGCCAACGCCTTCGGAACCAAACAGGCTCTCTCCTCTTCCAAGACGACCTTCGTCACCGCCAACCAGTACACCGTGCTCATCGGAAACGTAGCCGCCAGCCTGCAGCAACTCACCCTTAAGGACCAAAGCCAGGCCGCTCCCTCCGGCCAGATCGCTCTCCGCTTCATCGACCAGGCCACCCGCATCGCCGCTGTCGATGTTTATCTCATCCCCTCCGGTTCGAAGCTCACCGACGTCACGCCTGTCTACACCAATCTCAGCTTCGGTATCAACACGGGCTACCTCAACATCCCCGTCGGCACCTATAGCCTCGCCATGGTGCCCACCGGAACGATCCCCACCAGCACCACAGTGCTCACCTACAGTGGACCTCAGGTCACCTACACCTCCGGTTCGGCCAGCACCGTTATCCTGATCGATCAACAACTCCTCACCACCCCCGGCCTCCAGGTCATCACCGCCCCGGACTACGTCTCGCCCACCGCTACAAGCTAG